From Corynebacterium aquatimens:
CGAGACCGTCAGCTGCCTGATGGGTGGAACGCTCGCGATATCACCGTTGATCCTAATACTGGTGCGATCACTATTACCAAGGTGCCTGCTGGTGCGAAGCCGGGGTTGAACCAGATTCCGGTGTTGGTGACGTACTACCAGGATGAGGCTGCGAAGGCTGCGGGTACTGAGGATTCGCACGAGATTGCGTATGTGCCGGTCTACATTTTGGGTACGGCGGATGATTTCGAGCCGCGGTTTGGTGATGTGCGTAAGGAGAAGGGGCAGGACTTTAGCTCTGAGGCTCCGACGTTCCACGATCCTGCTACCGGTGAGGTAAAGGATTTGCCAGCAGATGCTAAGCCGAAGTTTGAGCTGAAGACTAATGATGGTCAAGACTTCAACATCGCCCCAGGCAACGATGAGCTGAGGGACAAGTGGAATCTGAAGATTGACCCGGCCACTGGTGTGGTGACGGGTACGATCCCGGATGATGCTGAGGTTGTCAATGGTATTCACCCGATTCCGGTGAAGGTGACGTATGCGGATGGCACGGTTGATGACGTGTTCTTCAACCTGTTTGTGGGTAAACCCACCACGGTGGAGAACACCACGACTGATCCGGACGGGAAGGTTGTTGTTGATCCGTCGAAGATCACGCCGGTGGATTCGAATGGTGAAGAGCAGCCGACGGGTGTGACGATTGTTAACCCGGATGCGGATACCAAGGTCACTGCGACCGATGGTGATGGCAAGCCGGTTGAGGTTCGGGTGACCGATCCGAATGCAGACGGTAAGTCTGAAGTTGTGGTGACTCCGGGTGAGGATGTGAAGGGTCCGATCACGATTGTGATTAAGGATCCGGATCTGAAGTCTCCTACGAACCCGAACGGTGAGGTTACTGCGGTTGTTCCGGTGAACCCGGCTGTTGTTGGTGAGAACACGAATGTTCCTGCTGATGGTAAGGAGCACCCTGTTGGTACGGTGACGAACCCGAAGGGTGGGGAGACCGGGAAGCTTGTTGATGGTAACGGCACTAAGATTCCGGGTTCGAAGGTTGAGATCGACGACCAGGGCAAGATTAAGGTGACGGTGCCTGCGGGTACTGATCCGAAGGATGCCACGGTTGTTGTCAATGACAAGGGCGGCAACAAGATCGGTGAGCTGCCGGTCAAGATCACCAAGCCGGAAACGGACAAGACGGGCATCACGGTTAACCCGATTAAGCCCGGTGACACCGTGATTGAGGGTAAGGGTCCTGCTAATGGTTCGGTCACCGTTACCGTCACCGATAAGGACGGTAAGGAGAAGTTCAAGGAGACTAAGACTACAGACGGGAACGGAAACTGGAAGGTAACAGTTCCTGGCGGCGTTGCTGTCGGCGATACCGTCACGGTTGAGTCCAACGGGAACACTGAAACTATCAAGGTTGTTCGCGAGGGCCTGTCCAGCCAGCTTGAGGGCGCTACGAAGGATGGCGTCAGCAAGAAGGATATGTGCGTCGGTTCCCTGATCGGGATGGGCGTCCCACTTGCGCTCCTGGTTCCGGTCGGTCTGGCACTTGCTGCTGGCCTGCCGGCTCTGCGACCGGTCATTGACCAAGTCAGCTTCCAGATCCAGAGCGCTAACACCGCACTGCAGCAACAGCTGGGTATCTTCAACCCGGATATGGCTCGTGCGATTGCACAGGTCGACCTCCAGCTGAAGGAAGCCCGTATCAGCCTTGGTCAGGTTGCATTCGGTCTTGCACTGTTGGCTGCTGGTCTTACCGCAGTCGGTGTTGTAGCAAGCAACTGCAGCCCGAACGAGAAGACTGGTTCTTCCGGCTTCGCGAAACTGAGCCCGAAGTCCACGAGGACCTCGACGACGAAGAAGACGACGGAAACCAAACCGTCTACTTCGAAGACGTCTACCTCGGCAACTACGACGAAGTCGACCACGGCCTCGACGTCAACGTCGACTGCGACGTCGACCACTCCCGCTGCTACCACTGCGCCGACGGCGACAGAGACGCAGTAGCTAGAACGGTAAGCTATGGATCCTGCACTACCAGCCGCAAGGCTGGGGTGGGGGCCTAGCTAAGGTTTCGACATGAGAAACGCCCGCTGAGGTTCAGCGGGCGTTTTTCGTGGGTTAATAGACAAAAAGCATGTCTGGTCGGCGTGTCGTCGGATGGGCACGCTTTTTGTTGTTTGAGGGGTCCTGTTCTGATTCCTACTGAGTGTTCGTAGTCGGTTGGGATAGCGTTGTCGTAGACCGCTGGTCGGCCTGTTTGATGGTCGGATTCGTTTCGGTCTTTAGGGACGAGATCGGGAACTTTGGCGAGTTGATTTTGTCCGAACCTGCACTGCCTGGCGATCTGTAATGGGTCGTCAGGCAGTTGCGTTTTCAAGTGCAGGTACCATTCGAGCACTTTGCGTTGTCGCTCTCCTGATCTGCCGCGGTGGGCGTCAGCGATGCGTTTGAGTTGGGCGTTGATCCCGCCTTCAAGACTGTTGGTGGTTGCTGCCTACCGGTCTGGTTCGAGTGCGTCCGGCGGGGTTGGAGGAAGGTGAACAGCCGGTAGTTGCGTCAAAGGTGCACAAGCGAGTTGTAAGCCTTACGCACACGGATTTGGGTCCATTCCGATTGGCGGTTGAGGGTGCTGCGCTCTTTAGTCGGGAATGTTATCTCGTTGAGGAAGGCCTTGTAGACCACTGCGAAGTCGTGTAGACGCAGCGTCGATTCCCGGGCTTGGTCCAAGGTGGTGATCGTGGTCAGTTTCAGCGCTAGTGCATAGATGGCCTTGCCGGCATCGGTGCGGGGGGCGTGTTGTGGTGTAGCGGCGGTCAACGCGTTGGGCATGGACGAGGCAGCGCTGGATCTGCGTGTTGGGTCAGCAGGCTTTGATCGCCGATAAGGCGTCTTGGCCGCCGTCGAGAACGACGCATAACGGTGCGGCGATGCCGCTTTGTAGTTGGGTGTAGGCGTGGGCTGATTCGCTTTTAGCCCAGTGTCAGGCGATGACGTGGTCGCGGCTTGCGGCAACCAGCAGGTAGCCGGCGTCGGTGTAGGTGCCGTCGATGAAAATCTGGTCGTAGACCCGGTCTGGGTCTGGGGTGTTGGGAACATCGATGAGCCAAAACGTGGCGAACCGGCGGTCGAGTGTGGGGCGGGGGTCGTTCAAGGTGCCGACTACATCGTTAAGTGACGCTGTGCCAGTGACGTAGGCGTGAAAGGCTGTGAAGTCCCGTGCTTGGGTTTGGTCGGTGCGGTGGCGTATGAAGGTGGCTCCGCAGTCTTTGCAGCGCCACCTAGTGGAGCCTTTGGGGGTGGGACCGTTTTTCTTTGTTTCCCCATGAAATGAGGGGCATCGTGGTCTGTTTGGTGTCACCGGAGAAGCCCACCAACACCCAGCAAGCACATGGAGGTACCATTCCGGTGGATTGAACGAAAAACGAGCCCGAATAAACCGAAAACCCTATTCAAGCCCGATTTATGCAGCCTGATCAGCAGATATACCGAAGATTAGACACACATTGTGTCATCCACCCCTTTTTCGTAGATGTAGTTAAATCTCATACTCCGGGTGGGACGCACGCACCATGTCGTCCCATTCGACGATCTTCTTGCGCTCGCGGCCCTCGGCCTCGCCGGCTGCCTTTTCAGCGGCATCCAGGTTGTGCCAGCCTTCCCAAGTAGTGACTTTGAGGCCCTTTTCTTCAGTGAAGAACTTAAACGCCTCCTCGCTTGTCCGTTTTGGTGCGGGGGTGAGTTTGCCGGCGTGGAAGTCGTCGATAAGCATGCTCGTGGTGTCTTTTGCATCGGACTTCGTGTTGCCGATGAGGCCGATGGGGCCGCGCTTAATCCAGCCAGTGGCGTAGAGGCCTGGGACGATCTCGCCGTTGGGTTCGGTGAGCACGTGGCCTTCGTCATTAGGGATGACGGCGTTGAGATCGTCGAAGGGAACGTCCTTGATCGCGTCGGATCGGTAGCCCACTGCGCGGTAAACTGCCTGGACATCCCAGGTCTTCGTTTCACCCGTGGTGGTAACGCCGCCGTTGCCGTCGAGCTGGGTGCGCTCAGTGACGAAGCCGGTGACGTTGCCGTTGTCGTCGCCAAGAATTTCTACCGGAGATTCGAAGAAGTGGATGAAGAGCTTGTGCGGTGCGCCCTTGGGGTCGCGCATTGCGTAGCCTTCGAGCGTCTGGCAGACGAGGTCAACAGCCTTCGCGTCGCGGCGTGCTTGCTCCGAAGCTTCGTCATAATCAATGTCTTCTGGATCCACGATGACCTCAATGGTGGGGGAGTGATCCAGCTCTTTGAGCTCCAGCGGGGTGAACTTTGCCTGCGCTGGGCCCCGGCGGCCGAAGACGTGAATCTCTTTTGCCGCGCTTTGGTTGAGGTTGCTGTACACGTTGTCCGGGATCTCCGTGACGTGGAGCTCATCCGCGGTCTTTGCCAGGACGCGGGCGATATCGAGAGCGACGTTCCCGACGCCGACGATGGCGATCTTTTCGGCAGTGAGATCCCAGTCGCGCTCAAAATCCGGGTTACCGTCGTAGAAACCGACGAACTCGGCGGCGCCGTAGTGGCCCTTGAGATCCGCTCCTGGGACGTTAAGGTCCTTGTCCGCTACTGCACCCGTGGCGAAGATAATTGCGTCGTAATACTCGCGGAGCTCTTCTACCGTCACGTCCTTGCCTACCTCAACATTGGCCAGCAAGCGGATCTGCGGCTTGTCCAGCACGGAGTGCAAGGATTTAATGATGCCTTTAATACGGGGGTGATCCGGGGCCACGCCGTAGCGGATGAGACCGAACGGTGCTGGCATGCGCTCAATAAGGTCAATACTTACGTCTACACCGGACTTGATCAGCAAATCCGATGCGTAGATGCCAGCCGGGCCAGACCCGACCACGGCAACGCGGAGTGGCGTAGTAGCAGAAGAGGCGGTTTCAGTCATGCGGTGGATTATAAGCTCCCAGGAAACCGTGGTTGAAGCTACACTGGGGCGCGCTAAGGCCTATACGGCTTTGTCAATTCGTGAATAACACCTACACGCTGCACATCTCACACCCGAAAGGCTGGTGGCACATGTCTGAAATTAATTCCGGCAATGCTTCAGGATCTAAGTCCGTACTTCTTACTCTGGCGAACCGCAACTTTGACGGTATCGATTTGGAGGCACTCGCATCGTCTGCGGGTCTGCGTCTGGTGGATCTGTCCACGCTGTCTACTGATGTAGCGGAACTCGTTGGTGCTGACCTGCTGGGCGAGGGTGACGCTCTGATCGCCGGCCGCGGCAACATTAGCTTTGATGCGACCGTCGCTGCGTCGCTAGGCGTTCCGGTGCTTTTGCTTGCGGACGACGCTGCGCGCGGTGAATTGGTGTCGCGTCGCGTGACTGAACTGGGTGGCGTTCTTGCGGACACCGTGACGTCTGTGGACGCTTCCGTGCTGGAGTCTGCTGCTGGCGTCGAAGCACACCAGGTGCAGAGCCCCGAGGTCTTTGAGAACTGGCTGATTGGCCGTGCGAAGGCAGACAAGAAGCACATCGTTCTTCCCGAAGGCGAGGATGACCGCATTCTTGAGGCAGCTCACCAGCTGCTCAAGCAGGACGTTGTGGATCTGACCATCCTGGGTGACCCGCAGGACATCGAGGCGCGTGCTTCGAAGAACGGCTGGGACCTGTCCAAGGCTGAGATCGTGGACTTCGAGCACTCTGATCTCGGTGACTCCTTTGCTGAGGAATTCGCAGAGATGCGAAAGAAGAAGGGCATGACCGTGCCCGAGGCGCGCGAGATCATGAAGGACATCTCCTACTTCGCCACCATGATGGTGCACCGCGGAATGGCCGACGGCATGGTCTCCGGTGCAGCGCACACCACCGCGCACACGATTAAGCCTTCCTTCCAGATCATCAAGACCTCCCCGGGTTCTACCGTGGTCTCCTCGATCTTCCTCATGGTCATGCGCGGCCGCCTGTGGGCATTCGGTGACTGCGCCGTGAACCTGAACCCGACCGCTGCGCAGCTCGGTGAGATCGCCGTAACGTCTGCAAAGACCGCTGCACAGTTTGGTATCGACCCGAAGGTTGCAATCCTGTCCTACTCCACCGGTACCTCCGGCACCGGCCCGGACGTTGACCGTGCAACCGCCGCTGTGGGCAAGGCTCGTGAGATTGATCCTGAGCTGCTGGTGGACGGCCCGCTGCAGTTCGACGCGGCGTGCGACCCGGGCGTCGGTAAGTCCAAAGCTCCGGACTCCCCGGTTGCCGGCGAGGCAAACGTGTACATCTTCCCTGACCTTGAGGCTGGTAACGCTGGCTACAAGATCGCGCAGCGCACCGGTAACGCGCTTGCCGTTGGTCCGATCCTGCAGGGTCTGAACAAGCCGGTCAACGACCTGTCCCGCGGCGCGACCGTTCCGGACATTGTTAACACCGTGGCCATCACCGCTATCCAGGCACAGGGAGAAAATTAAATGTCACTTGTCCTAGTTTTTAACTCCGGCTCCTCTTCGGTCAAGTTCCAGTACGTTGACCCGGAATCCACCGCCACCGACACCCCGATCGTCAGCGGCCTGGTGGAGCAGATCGGTGAGCCCAAGGGACGCATCACCATCAAGTCCGAGGGTGAGGAGTACGTCAAGGAACTTGAGCTGCACGACCACCACGACGGCATGACCGCCGCCGTTGCATTCATGCACGAAACCGGCCTGGACAAGCACCGTAAAGACGCTGTCGCCGTTGGTCACCGCGTTGTGCACGGCGGCCGTACCTTCTCCGCTCCGGCGCTGGTGGACCACGAAACTATTCAGAAGATCGGAGCACTGACGCCGCTGGCGCCTCTGCACAACCCGGCTAACATTTCCGGTATCAAGGTCGCGCAGGTGCTCCTGCCGCACCTGCCGCACGTTGCCGTGTTTGACACCGGTTTCTTCAACCACCTGCCCGAAGCCGCGGCAACGTACGCGATTGACAAGAACGTCGCGGCTGAGCACAACATTCGTCGCTATGGCTTCCACGGAACGTCGCACGAGTTCGTTTCCGGTCTTGTGCCGGAACTCATCGGCCGTGCACCGGAAGAGACCAACCAAGTTGTGCTGCACCTGGGTAACGGTGCGTCTGCTTCCGCGATCCGTGCGGGCAAGCCGATTGACACCTCCATGGGCCTGACCCCGCTGGCTGGTCTTGTCATGGGTACCCGTTCCGGTGACGTTGACCCGGGCGTGCTGTTGTACCTGCTCCGCAACGGCATGGATGTCGATGAGCTGGATACGCTGCTCAACCGTCGCTCGGGCCTGAAGGGCCTGTCCGGTGTGAATGACTTCCGTGACGTTCACCGCCTGATTGACATGGGCAACGACAACGCCAAGCTGGCACTCGAGGTTTACCTCACCCAGCTGCGCCGCATCATCGGTGGATACATGATCGAGCTGGGCCGCGTTGACGCCATCACCTTCACCGCCGGTGTCGGTGAGAATGACGCGATCGTTCGCGCCCGCGCCATGGAGAACCTTGACTTCTACGGCATCAAGATCGATGACCTGAAGAACGAGGAACGCTCCCGCGAAGCACGAGTGATCTCCACCGAGGACTCCACAATCAAGGTCCTTGTTGTTCCTACTAACGAGGAGCTGGCGATTGCCCAAAAGGCCGCCGCTGTTGCGCAGCAGCAGGGTTAAGTACCAGCCCTATCCGAACCCGGAAGCAGTTCAGTTAGCTGCTTCCGGGTTTTTCTGACTTCCGTAATTGCAGATATAAGTGAAAACAGGTAGTCTGGGATCCATTCAAGCGCATCCGTAGTAAGGGGAACAACGATGAGTTTGGCAGTACAAAGGACGGGTTCCGTGTTTTTGGACGAAGCGGTATCCGCAGCCATGCGTGAAATGGACGTACCTGACGGAGGACGCCTTGTGGCAAAAGATGCTCACGGGAACGAGACTGCACTCCCATCCGCAGTGAGCGATGTCTTGTTGCAAGTCCTCCGCAGCTTCGCGGAAGGCGGGCGCGTAGTTGTTTCCCAGATCCCGAATGAACTAACCAGTCACATGGCAGCGGACCTCTTGGGTGTTTCGCGCCCCACCCTGATGAAATGGGCCAAGGAAGGTCACATCCCGAGCTTTAAAGTGGGCACCCACAGTCGTTTCCACCTCCATGAGGTTCTGGAATTTGATCGCGTACGACGGGAAAAGCAAGGTGCCGCGTTCGATGAATTACGCGAATTCGACTACCAAAACTTCGGTCCGATCAACGAACAGCGTTCGACGGAATAGATGACGCTTCGGGGGGGAAGGTAGTGAAAGTCTTAGTTGATGCAAGCGTCTTAGTAAGTCGAACGCTGCAAGACTGGCTGTTCCACTTGCACCGCTGCAACTATGGTAGGTTCAGTCTCATCTGGACTCTTGACATACAAGCAGAAGCGATTCGGGCGCTACGCAAGAGGAATCCCCTTTGGTCGGGGACAGCGATTACTCGGCGGTTCGAGAAAATGACTGAAATCATGGATGAAACGGTCAGTTTCGAAACTGGCGATTACAGGTTCTCCGGTCAGGACAGGGGAGATTACCATGTACACGCAGCTGCGCTATTCAGTAATGCCACTCATCTGCTGACCACGAACCGAGCGAGTGACTTCACCGGCACAGCTGAGTGGGAACCGTACGAAATCATTAGTCCGGACGAGTTCTTCATATTGCTAGCCGAGCTTGATGCGCGGGCTTTTTCCCAGGCAGTCGCCGGTCAGTTTGAGTACCACGAGATTCAAGGAAGAACGGTGGGGTCAATGGTTGACGCACTTAAACTTGCTGGATGTGACACCTTTGCGGAACGAGTACGCCGCGAGCTTACTGGCATATCCGAATAGCGAATCGGGTGGGACCTAGAACCACGTTGAGGGGCGGACCTTGTTGGCCGTGTCCACGAGTGCGTGACGGTGGCGGGCTGTCGGGGCGCGCCGGGCTTGTTCGCGCAGGGTGATTGCTAGCCCGGTGCGCAGGCCTTGCTGCGTGAACGGGTAGTCGAAGAGCGGGGCCTTATTCTCTGTTTCTTTCTGGCCGGTATCGCGGAGGTACTCAAGAGCAGCGCGGAGAACAGCGACCTTGATTTGGAGCAGGCGTGGCTCGTTAGTGGGGATTTCCTCGAGCCTGCGGGCTGCGCGGCGAATGCGTTCCTCCACGATCAACGGGTGCGCAGCCGTGGTGTGAAGCGTGCCTGGGGCAGGTGGGTTGGCACCGCGTGAATGCGGATGCACGGAGTCGGTGTGTTCGTGGAATGCAGCTGTGTGTTGTTGTGCTGTGTGCTGTTGTGCTGTGTCTTCTTGCGCGGTGTGTTGTTGTGGGGTGTGGTGGCTGTGCGGGGTGTCGCGGGGGATGAAGCTGCGGGTGCTGGTGGCGGGTTCGGAGATGAGGTCCAAGATGGTGGTGAGCTTGGCCATGCGCTGGTGGCGGGACTGCTGGGGGACGCGGTCCAGGGCGTCGACGGCCATTTCCACTTCGCCTTCGAACATTAGTTGGCGGGCGAGTCCGAAGGCGCTGGACACAGTAGTGGAGTTGGTTAGCCAGACCAGCGAGTACAGGCGCATGGCGTTGACGCGGAGGGTGGCGGGGTTATCGGTGATCGTGGACCAGTCGTGGGTGAAGGTGGTGTTTTCTTGGAAGAACTCGTTAGGAAGTTCAGCCAGCGAGCAATCGAGTCCGGCGGCGTGTTGGGCCAAGTAGTCGCTCAAGATTTCTTTGGTCTGCATTCCCTGTTCCTGGAGGAGCAGTTCATCGACGGCGGCAAGCGCTAGTTTCGGTGCTGATTCGCCGGGTACTACGTCGAGGACCTGTGAGAAGTCGGCCTGGGCGGTGGTGAAATCCCCGCGCATGAGGCTGGTCACGCCGTGGTACCAGTGGAAGCGCCAGTTGCCGCGCATCCGGTCAGGAAGGTTGACCAGCCAGTGGCGTGCCTGGCTGGTCAGGCCCAAATCAAGCATCGCGCGAACCACGGCGAAAGGAATTTCGGCAGAGGTCTCATATTCCGGGGTCGACATGGCCTGGCGCAGCATTTCCAGTGTTTCGTGGGGCTCCGCGTACGAGGAACCAGAAATCAGTCCCGCGCCCACGTCGGAGCGGTCAATCAGGGGAGTGGGCAGCGCCGAGACAACTTCCGTGGCGGTGATTTCCACGGTGCGCTCAATTCCATCGATGAGCTGATCCGTGCGAAAAACGATGTGTTTTGTGCCAAACGTCGTACGCTGCGGGGAGAAAAGGGAGTGGCGGGCTGGGAAATACCGGCCGTCGCGAAGCGCGATGACCTCACGCAAGACACCCAGCATTTGTCGTTGGAGCTCCTCCACCGACGCGAAGCGTTTCTTGGGATCAGGATGGCAGCAACGCGCAAGCAGGCGATAGTAGGACAGGTACCGGCGGAAGGTGGGTTCGTCTGACGGGCCGGGGAGGTCGAGCACGTATATGCCGTTGTCATCGCGCGGCATATTGATTGTAAGCGCTAACAGCGTGCGGCCGATGGTGTAAATATCGCTGGCGATCGACGGGCCTTCCGAGGCAACTTCGGGGGCTTGGAACCCACGGGTGCCATAGATGAAGCCGAAGGCGCCGATTCCGCTTACTGCGCCCAAGTCAATAAGCTTCACCTGGTCTTCCGTCACGATGATGTTATCCGGCTTGAGATCGTTGTACACCACGCCGCGGCTGTGTAGATAGCTCAGTGCGGGGAGGATTTCCAGCATGTACCCAATGGCCAAATCGATGGGGAGCAGGTGGTTCGGCTGGTCATTGCGGCGCTGGCGTAGCGACGGGCCGCCGACGAATTCCATCACGATGAAGCCACCGGGCACCCGGGGATCATCGATGAAGTTGAAGATTTTGACGATCTCCGGGTGGGTGATGTCGGCGAGAAACTCCCGCTCAGCTGCAGCCGCGGAGGCCTCATCACGGGATTTCTCTGCGTGCAGGCCTTTGAGCACCACCACGCGGCCGGCAACGTTGCGGTCGGTAGCGAGGTAAATCCACCCCATACCGCCGTGGGCGATGACGCCCTTGATTTCGTACTGCTCGGCTACCACATCGCCGGGGGACAACTGCGGTTCGGGGATGCCTTTTTCTTCCGTTGCTGAGGCTGGATCAATAAGCGCTGCGGAGGGATCAAACGGCGGGATCCAGGGCAACTCCACCATGCCGTCCGCAACCGTTCGTGCCGCACGCTGTGTACCGCGACGCTCACGGAACGTGCTGATCGCTTCCCTGCGGCTTCGCTGACTCGTGTTTTCCCGTTGCTGTTGCACACCGGTGCTTCCGTGCAGGCCTGCTTCGCCGCCCTGCTTATCCGCGTGCTTTGTGGTTCCCTTGAGCTTGTCCAGGTCCTTGAGCAGGCTTACCACGTCATCGCCGTAGAGGTCCGCGTTGGCCAGGTCATTGCTTAAATCCGGGACGTACGCGGATTCCGTTGCGTCGTCGGTGTCGTCGGCGAAGGGATCGAAGGCAACCGCCTGGGTGTGCTCGGTGCTTTCGGTGTCGTCGGCGAAGGGATCGAAGGCGACTGCTTCGGTGGATTCAGGCGTGTGGTCGGGCTGCGGCATGGGTTAGTCCTCCTCCCGGTAGCGTGCGGGTGGGGTGGGGCGGTTTGCAATGTGGGGGCCAAGCCAGGTGCTGAACATGGTGTCCCACGTGCCGTCGGAACGGATGCGTTCGATGGTGGAGTTGACCTGGCGCACTAGGCCGTCGTTTCCTTTGGCAATGCCCACGGCGTAGATCTGCTCAGCGCCGTAGCTCTCCTCGGAAATTCGGGTGAGTGGGTCTTGGACCGCGGAACCGGCCAGGATCGTTTCGTCGGACATGATGGCGCCGACTTGGAATTGTTGAAGTGCCATGAGACAGTCGGGCCACGTGCGGGTGCGCAGGATGGGGTGCGTTGGTGCTTCACGGCGTGCGACGTCTAAGACGCTGGTGCCGCCGGCCACGCAGATCGTCGCGCCGGGTTCCAAGCCGGCGAGTCCGTCCACGTCCTGGGACTTAGGCACCATGAGGCGCACAGAGGAGCTTAAGTACGGGGTGGAGAACTGCACTTTGTCCAGGCGTTCTTTGGTGACGGACATGGTACGCACAACGATGTCCACGTCATTGTTTTCAAGAAACTCGGTGCGCATGGATGATTCCACGAAGCGGAAATCCACGCGGTTAGGGTCGCCGAAGATATCGCGGGAGATCTCCCGCGCCAGGTCAACTTCAAACCCTTTGAGCTCACCCGTTGTGGTGTCGCGGAAGCTCAACAGGTTTTGAGCTTGGTCCACGCCCACGATGATTCGGCCGCGCTTGAAAATTTCTGGCACGCGTTCCTCAGCCGTCGCGTTATCGGGCCGAAGCGACCCCGCCCAGCTCAACGTGGCTTCTTCTTGCGCTGGCGGGATGCCTGCTCTGTCCAGTCGCGCCTCCGGGGGCAGCGGGAACCCGGCACGATTCAAGGCATCAGAATCCTTATTAGTTTCGACGTTGCGCTTCGCGTCTTTGCGTGAGGGCGAATTGGTCAGATCTGTGCTGGTGGGAGCCGTCTGCGGCGGGGACGTGCAAGCGCTGAAGGTTGCAAGGGCCACCACGATTCCGGCGGCGGTAAGTCCCCGGTGGCGGACTGTGCGGCTAAATCGCCATGTTCGTGCGGCCATTAGAGGTACTCCTGGATGCGTGGCCTGATGCCAAGCCAGATGGACAAGATTGCCAGGATCACCAGCACTAGGACGCCAGTGGGGACGGCGCGGGAGGCGCTTTGCCCTTCGTCGATAAGCAATTGCACATCCGCGCGGGAGGCTGTCATGAGCGTGCGCAACGCAGAATCGAGTCGAGTGAAGGCGTCGGCCGCCGTGGGGGCGGCTGGTGAGGAGTCCTGCGCGGAGCCAGCGGTCGCGACGGCTTTATCGTAATCGCCGCTGGCCAGAGCGTCGATGAGCTGCGTGTGCGCCTCATGCCATTGGCCCAGGGCCGCGCGAGCTTGGCTGACTAGGTACTGGCTTTCCGGACGGGAGATTTGATTAAGGGCCTCGTTGACCTTGGCTTCCGTGTCGTCGAAGGCGACGGCCCGGTCGCGCAGGGACTCGCGGCGCAGCAGCAAGAGGGTCTCATCGGTGCGTGTCAGTTGGGCGTCAATGCGCGCGTCCGTGAGGGCGGTTAAAGGCCCGACGGCGCGGGTGAAGTCGCGTGATCCCGCGTCCCAGGTGCTGTAGTTGGCTGCGATAACCCAGACGATTGCCACGAGCATCAGGGCCGTGGCACTGAGAAAACCGCGGTTGAAGCGGCGCCGGAAGGTACGCCACAGGAACCATTGGCACGCGATCAGCGCGATCAACCCGGCAATTAGCCCAGCTAGCGGCGCACGTTGCGGCGCGCTAAACCGCGCCATCTCGTTGAGAACCTGCGAGCGCGTGGCGTCCAGAACTTCCTTCGCCTTCGGCAAGATCACGGAGCGCATAAGGTTGCTCGCGCTGGACATGTAACTCACGCCCACGGGGTTGCCCATGCGCTGGTTCGCGTGCGCCCGCTCCATCTGTGCGATGTAGAAAGGCATTTGGCGCTTGATTTCCAGGATCTGTTTCTGGATCGTGCGGGTTGTCTCAGCTTCATCTTCACGGCTTGTCGACGACCCCCGCTGCACCTCATCGGCCGCCTTCGTGGCTTGGTCAATCGCCGCAATGTAGTCAGCGTGCGACTCCGCCGTGCGCATCCCGGGCTGAACAAATGAACCCGTAGCTAGGGTGTCCGCTGTGGACAGCGACATGTAGAGGTCGTGCGCCGCTGTTGACATCGGCTCAGTATCACTGAGCACCGCCGCGAGGTTCTCCTCCCGCTTGATACCGGATTGGTACGTGCCCACGCCTGCGCTGAGCAGCAAAGCGGTGAGCAACACCATCATGACGGTGAGCCTGCCTACGGTGGTGGTGAGATAATCCCACGTCCTGACGGCCAGTTCGGTGGT
This genomic window contains:
- a CDS encoding glutamate ABC transporter substrate-binding protein, coding for MAARTWRFSRTVRHRGLTAAGIVVALATFSACTSPPQTAPTSTDLTNSPSRKDAKRNVETNKDSDALNRAGFPLPPEARLDRAGIPPAQEEATLSWAGSLRPDNATAEERVPEIFKRGRIIVGVDQAQNLLSFRDTTTGELKGFEVDLAREISRDIFGDPNRVDFRFVESSMRTEFLENNDVDIVVRTMSVTKERLDKVQFSTPYLSSSVRLMVPKSQDVDGLAGLEPGATICVAGGTSVLDVARREAPTHPILRTRTWPDCLMALQQFQVGAIMSDETILAGSAVQDPLTRISEESYGAEQIYAVGIAKGNDGLVRQVNSTIERIRSDGTWDTMFSTWLGPHIANRPTPPARYREED
- a CDS encoding serine/threonine protein kinase; translation: MPQPDHTPESTEAVAFDPFADDTESTEHTQAVAFDPFADDTDDATESAYVPDLSNDLANADLYGDDVVSLLKDLDKLKGTTKHADKQGGEAGLHGSTGVQQQRENTSQRSRREAISTFRERRGTQRAARTVADGMVELPWIPPFDPSAALIDPASATEEKGIPEPQLSPGDVVAEQYEIKGVIAHGGMGWIYLATDRNVAGRVVVLKGLHAEKSRDEASAAAAEREFLADITHPEIVKIFNFIDDPRVPGGFIVMEFVGGPSLRQRRNDQPNHLLPIDLAIGYMLEILPALSYLHSRGVVYNDLKPDNIIVTEDQVKLIDLGAVSGIGAFGFIYGTRGFQAPEVASEGPSIASDIYTIGRTLLALTINMPRDDNGIYVLDLPGPSDEPTFRRYLSYYRLLARCCHPDPKKRFASVEELQRQMLGVLREVIALRDGRYFPARHSLFSPQRTTFGTKHIVFRTDQLIDGIERTVEITATEVVSALPTPLIDRSDVGAGLISGSSYAEPHETLEMLRQAMSTPEYETSAEIPFAVVRAMLDLGLTSQARHWLVNLPDRMRGNWRFHWYHGVTSLMRGDFTTAQADFSQVLDVVPGESAPKLALAAVDELLLQEQGMQTKEILSDYLAQHAAGLDCSLAELPNEFFQENTTFTHDWSTITDNPATLRVNAMRLYSLVWLTNSTTVSSAFGLARQLMFEGEVEMAVDALDRVPQQSRHQRMAKLTTILDLISEPATSTRSFIPRDTPHSHHTPQQHTAQEDTAQQHTAQQHTAAFHEHTDSVHPHSRGANPPAPGTLHTTAAHPLIVEERIRRAARRLEEIPTNEPRLLQIKVAVLRAALEYLRDTGQKETENKAPLFDYPFTQQGLRTGLAITLREQARRAPTARHRHALVDTANKVRPSTWF